The Stieleria maiorica genome includes the window GAGTCGGTCACGCCGAAAAACTCGCGGGCCGTTTCGGTGTTGGCCAGGATCAACGGCAATCCGGCGGCGATGGCGGTCGGAATTTGATGTTCAAACCCTTCGTCACCGGCATGGACCATCAAGTCGGCGGCGGAGAAAACGTCGTCGGCCGAAGAGAACGATCCCGGCATCGCCATCGATTGCCGCAGCCCGTCGCTGCGGAGCTGTGCATAGATGGTTTCGCGCAGCGGACCGTCGCCGACGATCCAAAACTGCAGCCCTTGGATTTTTTGCGCCAGCGAGTAGGCCGATTTGACCAGCGTCATGACACCGGAGCTGCGATCGAGTCGTTCGACGGACAGGACGACCGAACAGGAATCGGGGACAAACAGATCGCCGTTGATCCGTGCCATCGCCCGCCGCAACCGTTTGGGGCTGGACCAGCCTCGGTCGGGTGCCGGGCCGATGCCGACCGGAATCCGATGCACCCGCTCTCGGTCGCCGCCGTCGGCCAACCAGCGGCGATGAGCCGACGCGCTGTCGACCACCACCGCAGTGGCTTCCATCACGGCCGCGCGACAGCGACGACCGGTCCGGCTGTGTAGGTGATACTCCAGATCGCTGCAACTGCCGTGACCGGCCAGACGCACGACCGAGGGTACCTTGATCGCCCGGGCGGCTTCCACCGCCGCAATCGCTTCTTCACGACCGGAGTCACAATAGACCATGTCGCACGCCACCGGATTCGACTCGATCCAATCGCGCAGGTAGCGGATGTAGCGTGACGATGTGCGATCGCCGCGCGCCGTCCAACCGGTTCGGAACATCCGAATCGGCCGATACACCTGGCACTCGCGAAACGAAAAACGCTCGGCCCACGACGCCGCGTGCTTGGGTGTGACCACCGAAACGTGAACGCCAGCCAGCTTGAACCCCGTGGCGAGTTCCATCAGATGGCCGGCCGAATCGAGCGAACCGTGCGGCCAAAAGTGTCGACCGATCATCAGAACACGGACGGGGCGTTCCAAACCATTCACTGTTTCGATTTGTGCTCGGTCGCTTCGATCTCGTGCGTTTCCAAGACAGCCAGGTAGGGCAGGTTGCGATACATGTCCATGTAATCCAATCCATAGCCGACGACAAACTCATCGGGGATTTCAAAGGCGACGAAATCCGGGCGGAGCGAGACGGCATGTTCGCGATGTTTGTGCAACAGCACCGCCGTCTTGGTCGACTTGGCCCCCAAATCCTTGATCATGCCGGACAGCCGATCCAGCGTCCGGCCGGTGTCAAAAATGTCATCGACCAGCAGAACGTCGCGGTCTTTGACATCGATCAGCATGTTGGCGTTGACCTCCAGGCTACCCGATTCGGTCCCCCCACGATAACTCGACGCCTGGATCACGCCAACTCGTTGCGGCATCGACAGGCGTCGGATCAGGTCGGCAAACAGGACCAAGCTGCCGGTCATCACGGCGATCACCGTCAGCGGGCGTTTTTCCCCATAAAAACGATCGATCTCGGTCGCGAGCCGTTCGACGCCGGCCTGCAACTGGTTTTCATCAAGCAAAATACGCATCCGTTTCGCGTCCAAACCAGACGCGCTCCCTGCGGCAAACTCTCAATTAACTGGCAAAATGGGCGATTTGGGGTTTCGGTGCGATTCGGTCCAGCAATTTGCGGATCAAACGCGGCCAAACGCCGATGAACGATACACCGGCGGCCGACAAATTCCCACGGGACATGCCCCCAGGACGAGAACCCCGGGAACGAACCCTGGGCATCAACCCGGGGCACCGCGACCGCCGGCGGGAACCTTGCTCCACCCACGCGTTTTATCGACAGACCCGACGAATGACCAATTCCCAACGCTTGGCAACCGTGCGAGCCCACCTGCAACGTTGGTTGGCCGCCACCGTGACGCCCTCTCGCCGTGAAACGGTGAGTGAGGGAAAGCCCGAAGGAATGGATCAAGCCTCGTCAGACGACGCCCAAGGTGATGCAAACGAAGCGGGAATCGTCTCCGAATCGATTCTAATTCGCGACGGGTTCTACGCCGGGCGGACATTCCACGCCACCACCGCTGGCGACACCTATCGGGCGACCTGGTTCATGGAGCCGGACGAACTGAAAATCCACGGCGCCGGCGGAACGTTGGTGGCGTCGTTCCAAGGCGATGAAATCGGCGCGGAAATCCCAGTCGTCGAAATCGCAGTCGTCGAGACTCCGGTCTTGGACGAACAGGACGCTCAAGAGACACCCGATTCCGAACCGGTCAGCATCCCGATGCCGGCGGCCGAAGAGGAATCCGCGACCGATCTGGATTCCGACCACGAAGGTCAACTGCCTCGAGCGGCGTAGTTGAATGAATCCCAGCACGGAGTCACTGCACGGGGTCACTGCACGCAGAGGCAGAATGATTCGGGGCAGAATGATGGGCAGGCAAATGCGAGGCGTTTGTGATGATTTCCGTGGCCGTTGGCTGGACTTCACGCGTGGTCGATGACGATGTAGACTGCTCGCCGACGTCCCCGTTTGCCTTGAGCGAGCCGGTGGCGGTGATTCCGCGGTGAATCAAATCATCACGCCGGATGGGTGGCCGAGTGGTCGAAGGCACTGGTCTTGAAAACCAGCGTAGGGCAACCTACCGTGGGTTCGAATCCCACCCCATCCGCTGCTTCTTCTTTCGGCGGCCCCTGGATAGTCGCCGTCCTCTCCGAGGTCGGCGTCAGGGAAGAGCTTCGCTTTTCGAGGGCGCCGAGTTCGGAGAACACGGCGACATTCGGCCGCAATGCGTAGCGGAAGCCGCCAAGGCTTTCGGCTCCCCGGTGTGGTGCCGACGCGCCGGTACGAATACTCGTGGGGAGTTCCGCTACTTGAAGGCCCGACGGCGGCAGATTCGTCTTCCGGGCGGCCCGCCAGATGGTTTTTCGAGCTAGGTTCCTTGTGACCCCAAGCCTTGATCGATCTGCCCGTCTGGTTCCGCTGCCGGTGAACGCCTCCGATGAGCTACAACCCCTACAATTCGTCCACGCCGCCCCGTCCCTTCCGGATCGTTTTCGGCTTTGTGATCGCTGCCGCCGGACTGATTGCCGGAATGACCGGTGCCGTCCATGAATTTCATAAGGCGTCCGTTATGCAGGGCGAGCCGGTCGAAATGGACTGGCAGACCCTGGTCGCCGAAGGTTATGGCGACAATCCGCACATCCGACTGGTCAACGTCACCGTCATCGATCCCTACGTCGACATGGACGAACTGTTCGAGGACGAAGACCTGGATGCGTTGATGGACGACCCGCTGGTTCGCAGCCACATGCACACCGGTCTCGGCCCGGCCAAGGTCGTCCCGATCGGAACCGATGAATCGGACGTCGAATCGCGTGTCTTCATTGCCCAGGGCGAGCATTTCTTGGACGAAGCGTTTCGCCAAGTCGACGAGACCAATTCGGTGACCGGGATGGTCAGCACCTATGGCGTAGGGCAGATGATCGCTGACTTCGTCTCCTTCTGCACCGGGAACGAGGTCCAAGGGCCTCCGGAGGACGATGACGTCTACTACACGATCGTTCCGATCGACGGGACACCCGACCTGGGATTCGCCCGCAATCTGTTCTTGACCGCCGGGTTTGCCTTGGCGCTCGGATTGATCTTCTGCGGCAGCGGCGGTCCCGGCATCTGGTGTTGTTGGTACGCACCGTTGCCGTCGGTGCTCAGCCTGATCGGATACCCGATGCGATACGGGCGCGGATCCTGGTCGACGCGTCTCACGTACATCGCCGGCGGAGCGATACTGATGGGGTACGGATTCTACCTGCTGGTCCCGATGGGCAACTTCGGCTCGACCGACGGCAACCCGATCTTCCATGCCTTCGGATTCGCAACGCTCTTTGTCGGACTGGGAGGCATCCTTGCGGTGCCGCTCCAAATCACCACGCGAGCACTTTGCGCGAGCGTCGAAGTTCAGCCGAAAAAGAAGCCGGTGCGGATGTCCTGGAACCAAGCCTGTTCGATGGAACCGGTGATCCAGGAAGTGGAGTACACCGACCCGCCACTGGTTCCCTCGGGGACGTTGCCGCTGAGTGGCGAGTTGAAACAGAAAGCCGCAGCATTGGCCGAAGCCGGCTTCAACGAGGCCGATCCGTTGCAATGGCAGCGTGAGGCGGGGATTGCGGCGGCGGCGATTCAGCTTGGTTGTCAAAGCATGGTGGTGACGGATCTGGAATACAACAACGACGCGGACATCGTTGAGTGCGGATTGATCAGCGTGCTCGGAACGGGGCTTCCGATCATCACCGTTTCGGCAAACTCCAGTGTCAAGCAAAACCGCCCATCGGCGAAATGTTTGTTCCAGCGTGCATCGTCGAGTGATCCAACGGAGATGTTGGCCGAACACTTGGAAGTCACCGTGCGAGAGGCGGAACAGCGTGACACGATCGTCGTCGAATTTGACGAAAGTGAAACGCACGATGTGGTCCGCTTGGCCCGACGCGTCCTCGCCGAGATTCAAGGCACGATGGACGGCCAGATCGTCAACGTCGGCCCCAAGCGTTACGGGCGTTTCCACTACCCGCCCGCCCCGGTGCCGGAATTCGTGCCGTCGTCGGTCTGATGCCAGCCCGAAGCGTCAGCGAGGGGCGCCGCGTGTCCCTTCGCTGACGCGTCGGACAGTCGCCGTGTTCTCCGAACTCGGCGCCCCGAAGGCGAAGCCTTTGCTCCGCGCCGACCTCGGAGAGGACGGCGACTGTCTAGCTCCGCCGAAAACGAAGCTGCGGTCGATGCCTAGCGTTTGATCGCGGTGATGAAACCGCGGTCGGCGATCGTGTCGTGATACGGACCGACCTCGAATCCGTGATCCGCGAGGATCACGCCGTACTCGGCCGGCGAATAACATTTGCCTTGGGTGATGTTGACCAACAGCACCGAGTACTCGGCGACCGCCAGCGGGCCTGTTTTGTCGTCGTCTAAGAATGCCTCGTGGATGATCACGCGACCGCCGGCCGGCAACACCTGGCACGTCTTTTGAATCAGCGTCCGGATCTCGGGAAAGTCCCAGTCGTGCAGCACATTGGACAGCAACACGCAATCCGCTCCGCCGGGCCAGGGATCGGTAAACATGTTGCCTTGAGCGACCGTGATCCGATCTTGCAGCCCG containing:
- the hpt gene encoding hypoxanthine phosphoribosyltransferase, translated to MRILLDENQLQAGVERLATEIDRFYGEKRPLTVIAVMTGSLVLFADLIRRLSMPQRVGVIQASSYRGGTESGSLEVNANMLIDVKDRDVLLVDDIFDTGRTLDRLSGMIKDLGAKSTKTAVLLHKHREHAVSLRPDFVAFEIPDEFVVGYGLDYMDMYRNLPYLAVLETHEIEATEHKSKQ
- a CDS encoding glycosyltransferase is translated as MIGRHFWPHGSLDSAGHLMELATGFKLAGVHVSVVTPKHAASWAERFSFRECQVYRPIRMFRTGWTARGDRTSSRYIRYLRDWIESNPVACDMVYCDSGREEAIAAVEAARAIKVPSVVRLAGHGSCSDLEYHLHSRTGRRCRAAVMEATAVVVDSASAHRRWLADGGDRERVHRIPVGIGPAPDRGWSSPKRLRRAMARINGDLFVPDSCSVVLSVERLDRSSGVMTLVKSAYSLAQKIQGLQFWIVGDGPLRETIYAQLRSDGLRQSMAMPGSFSSADDVFSAADLMVHAGDEGFEHQIPTAIAAGLPLILANTETAREFFGVTDSDVQTWILRRRAVTIDAGDAERADADASHPDDPPAVDNAGRCVWWFDPKQPKTLRFAIEQIVDNLQQARRRAQQARRVMQRTRSRSESIERFVTLFRQLASGQPRRHSDPTSMENAQ